The nucleotide sequence GAAAATGGCCGAAACGGCCGCCGCATTCCTCGGGAAACAGATGGAACAATAAATTTTGCGTTTTTCAGGGAGTGGTGGGCTCGGCTTTTTTTACCCCGAGCCTTTTTCGATGCTGAAAAGGCCAAGACAAAGAAGGGGCGAAGAGGAGGGGCCAGAAAACTTTCCCCCAATGGGTCCCAGGAAAGACAGGGGTTTTGAGGGGAGTGGGAAGTGGGTTCGGGCAAATTCACCCCAAATCCAATAAGACAGGTGAGTCCTCTTTTGTTAGAATGGTAGTTGGACAAATGATCCAACAAGGAGGACTCACCCTATGGCGATTATACCACAACTCGAACTGTTTTCCTGGGAAGAGATCGAGCCGCTTGGAGACCTGGAACGCCTCCGGCTGGTTCTGGAACATCTGCCGGACGAAGCGCTCATGGCGCATCTGGAGAAATCGAGAGGTCATGGACGAGATGACTACCCGGTACGGGCGATGTGGAACTCGATGTTGGCAGGAATCGTGTTTCAGCACCCGTCGATCGAGAGCTTACGTCGGGAACTGTCTCGAAACGGGCAGCTGCGGTCGATCTGTGGGTTGCGCGCAGTTCCCAGCGCAGCCGCTTACACCCGATTTCTCCGCAGCTTGATGGAGCACGGATCGTGGATCGAATCGATGTTCGACGAGCTGGTGAAGGCCCTGAGTGAGGAACTTCCGGAGTTCGGGCGTCGTTTGGCGATGGACAGTAAGGCAATCGCCTCGTGGGCGTCCCGTCCCTCGAAAGAAAAGAAGGAAGACGGACGGCGGGATCTGGATGCAGCATACGGGGTAAAAACCTATCGTGGGACCCGCGAGGACGGGAGTACATGGGAGAAAGTGGTCCGGTGGTTTGGCTACAAGCTCCACCTGGTGGTGGATGCTCAGCATGAATTGCCGGTGGCGTATACGGTGACCAAAGGGTCGCGCTCGGACGTCAAAGAAGGGCATGTCCTGCTGGATGAGATGGAGAAACGCCATCCGGAGATGTTGAAAAAGGCCGAGGTCCTGACGGCGGATCGGGGGTACGACGACTCGAAACTCCTGAGTCGCTGCTGGGATGAATATGGGATCAAGCCCGTGATCGACACGAGGCGGATGTGGAAAGACGGGGAGCAAACGCGGTTATTACCGGGACACACGAATGTGGTGTATGACGAGGGGGGAGCGGTGTACTGTTACTGTCCAGAGACAGGGGCCCGGCAACAGATGAGCAATGGTGGGTTCGAGAAAGACCGGGGGACGCTGAAAAAAGTATGTCCAGCCAAGGCGTACGGGATCACGTGTCAAGGGCGGGAACAGTGCCCCGTGGCCGGAGGGGTGCGGGTGGCGCTCGCGGTGGACCGGCGGATCTTCACGCCGATTGCCCGGGAGAGCTACAAATGGGCGAAGGAATACCGGTACAGGACTGCGGTGGAACGGGTGAACAGTCGCTTGGACGTCTCGTTTGGGTTTGAACGGCACACCATTCGAGGGCTAAGGAAGATGCGGATACGTTGCGGTTTGGCGTTGTGCGTGATGCTGGCGATGGCATTGGGG is from Kyrpidia tusciae DSM 2912 and encodes:
- a CDS encoding transposase codes for the protein MAIIPQLELFSWEEIEPLGDLERLRLVLEHLPDEALMAHLEKSRGHGRDDYPVRAMWNSMLAGIVFQHPSIESLRRELSRNGQLRSICGLRAVPSAAAYTRFLRSLMEHGSWIESMFDELVKALSEELPEFGRRLAMDSKAIASWASRPSKEKKEDGRRDLDAAYGVKTYRGTREDGSTWEKVVRWFGYKLHLVVDAQHELPVAYTVTKGSRSDVKEGHVLLDEMEKRHPEMLKKAEVLTADRGYDDSKLLSRCWDEYGIKPVIDTRRMWKDGEQTRLLPGHTNVVYDEGGAVYCYCPETGARQQMSNGGFEKDRGTLKKVCPAKAYGITCQGREQCPVAGGVRVALAVDRRIFTPIARESYKWAKEYRYRTAVERVNSRLDVSFGFERHTIRGLRKMRIRCGLALCVMLAMALGRVREKQQERMRSLVRSVS